A portion of the Streptomyces platensis genome contains these proteins:
- a CDS encoding HAD family hydrolase — translation MTASRLRRALVLDLDGVLLDTRPVMRQAWREVRERHGVDVPFEAYEQHLGRPFDDIMEILGLTEADRLHETYAEASQRGCELASPFAGVEEVLHAFAAADWLLGVVTSKPLDRAAPLLARLGCPFAAVRTPSGPGRGKPAPDPLMLALVDLATDPASAMFVGDMAVDRECARRAGVPYVHAAWGYGEPGSPTPEIARDPQDLLRVLDTTCESGPFVAGSLM, via the coding sequence ATGACGGCGTCCAGACTCAGGCGTGCGCTCGTCCTCGACCTCGACGGCGTTCTGCTCGATACGCGGCCGGTTATGCGGCAAGCGTGGCGAGAGGTACGCGAACGCCACGGCGTCGACGTGCCGTTCGAGGCGTACGAGCAACACCTCGGCCGCCCCTTCGACGACATCATGGAAATCTTGGGCCTCACCGAGGCTGATCGTCTCCACGAGACGTATGCGGAGGCATCTCAGCGAGGCTGCGAGCTGGCCAGCCCGTTCGCCGGCGTGGAGGAAGTGCTCCACGCATTCGCTGCCGCCGACTGGCTGCTTGGCGTCGTCACATCCAAGCCGTTGGACCGCGCCGCTCCACTGCTGGCCCGGCTCGGGTGCCCCTTTGCCGCGGTCCGCACCCCCAGCGGCCCCGGGCGGGGTAAGCCGGCACCGGACCCCCTGATGCTCGCGCTCGTTGATCTCGCCACTGATCCCGCGTCCGCGATGTTCGTGGGCGATATGGCCGTTGACCGCGAGTGCGCCCGGCGGGCCGGTGTGCCGTACGTGCATGCCGCTTGGGGCTACGGCGAGCCCGGCAGCCCGACACCTGAGATCGCGCGTGACCCGCAGGACCTCCTCCGGGTACTCGACACGACCTGTGAGTCGGGCCCCTTTGTCGCAGGGAGCCTGATGTGA
- a CDS encoding LuxR C-terminal-related transcriptional regulator has product MELFVMPAHSPPVLLHLLTPRETEILGLVADGLGNSEIAARIGLAEDTVKGYLRSIRTKLGTSRRPVLADMACRAGHAARPEGAEAVRPEISDEETTTLRLLAQGAGAREVAKAQLMSHHTAKKHIRRLLDKMGASDAVHGVSLAWSWHILNADEGARS; this is encoded by the coding sequence TTGGAGCTGTTCGTCATGCCCGCACACTCCCCGCCTGTCCTGCTGCACCTCCTTACACCGAGGGAAACCGAGATCCTGGGCCTTGTCGCCGATGGCCTGGGGAACAGCGAGATCGCGGCGCGCATCGGCTTGGCCGAGGACACCGTCAAGGGCTACCTGCGCAGTATCCGGACCAAGCTGGGCACGAGCCGCCGCCCGGTGCTCGCCGACATGGCGTGCCGAGCAGGCCATGCAGCCAGGCCCGAGGGTGCGGAGGCCGTGCGGCCGGAGATCTCCGATGAGGAGACGACCACGCTCAGGCTGCTCGCCCAGGGGGCGGGTGCAAGAGAAGTCGCGAAAGCGCAGCTCATGTCGCACCACACCGCCAAGAAGCACATTCGGCGGTTGCTGGACAAGATGGGTGCTTCCGACGCCGTGCACGGAGTCAGCCTCGCCTGGAGCTGGCACATCCTCAACGCCGACGAAGGAGCGCGATCCTGA
- a CDS encoding ATP-binding protein, with protein MNTAALAMEAVIEHAELQSSISLSSDDLAPRRARAFTRTKLTEWGLDALADRVLLIVSELVTNACRHGRTKSEGVLEEITLTISYQNAVVGIELEDNSRQLPVPRKGPISALDGRGLCLVAAEADAWTSRLNPDGTGKRVLAFLSWPSTPPAV; from the coding sequence ATGAATACCGCCGCCCTGGCCATGGAAGCCGTCATCGAGCACGCCGAGCTGCAATCGAGCATCTCATTGTCCTCCGACGATCTGGCCCCCCGTCGGGCCCGGGCATTCACCCGGACGAAGCTCACCGAGTGGGGCCTGGACGCTCTCGCCGATCGCGTACTGCTCATCGTCAGCGAACTCGTCACGAACGCATGCCGCCATGGCAGAACCAAGTCCGAGGGCGTGTTGGAGGAGATCACCCTGACGATCTCCTACCAGAACGCCGTCGTGGGGATCGAGCTGGAGGACAACTCCCGCCAGCTCCCCGTTCCGCGTAAGGGGCCGATCAGTGCGCTCGATGGCCGGGGCCTGTGCCTCGTAGCCGCCGAGGCGGACGCCTGGACCTCGCGCCTCAATCCCGACGGCACCGGCAAACGGGTGCTTGCCTTCCTGAGCTGGCCGTCGACGCCACCGGCCGTCTGA
- a CDS encoding helix-turn-helix domain-containing protein — MWGVRTRRPNLNHARAAPIPTRVWSDPGIQDALRVMDFGQVSRLLRQHARLRQDDLARLTGLSQGYLSQLESGTRRLTRVDKTQAFLDALNVPVELRPLAPGSTPVREAPEPEREEADHLRSLATGAAQSSSAFAEFISSSNVNTDELEQFGFTLARIATDYVHAPLLPLFTELVAVRDELFNRLQGRQRPQQSRELFMLTGTACLLLAHASQNLGEQASAMAQIRTARLCAEHADHTGLRAWAAGTAALITEWSPQNRMALKLTEYAARLAPAGQARIRIAAIEARVAARIGDHELSLAALDRMRQAREETPLHDEVEQFGGLLTFPLAKQDYYLGGTYTLLGKHEEAHRHATTAITAYRSGPKEERSYGDEALAHIDLITAGILQGDPDGATSALQHVLDLPPQMRIRQLGSAMDRLSSLMRRTDLKGNRTIGQLADLIQGYRVIDGTAALRSER; from the coding sequence GTGTGGGGCGTGCGCACGAGGCGTCCCAACCTCAACCACGCCCGAGCCGCCCCCATCCCGACTCGTGTCTGGTCGGATCCCGGGATCCAAGATGCCCTCCGGGTCATGGACTTCGGGCAGGTGAGCCGTCTCCTGCGGCAACACGCCAGGTTGCGGCAAGACGACCTCGCTCGCCTCACCGGCCTCAGCCAGGGCTACCTCTCCCAGCTCGAATCCGGAACCCGGCGTCTCACGCGGGTGGACAAGACCCAGGCGTTTCTGGACGCTCTGAATGTGCCGGTCGAACTCCGTCCGCTCGCTCCCGGCAGTACGCCTGTGCGCGAGGCACCGGAGCCGGAACGTGAGGAAGCCGATCATTTGCGCTCGCTCGCCACCGGGGCGGCGCAGTCCTCCAGCGCGTTCGCCGAATTCATTTCTTCCAGCAACGTCAACACCGACGAGCTTGAGCAGTTCGGATTCACTCTCGCCCGCATCGCCACCGACTATGTCCACGCACCGCTGCTCCCGCTGTTCACCGAACTCGTCGCGGTACGGGATGAGCTCTTCAACCGCCTGCAGGGCCGCCAGCGCCCCCAGCAGAGCCGCGAGTTGTTCATGCTCACGGGGACGGCCTGCCTGCTCCTCGCGCACGCGTCACAGAACCTCGGCGAGCAGGCGTCCGCGATGGCGCAGATCCGTACCGCGCGCCTGTGCGCCGAGCATGCCGATCACACCGGGCTCCGGGCGTGGGCTGCCGGCACGGCCGCGCTGATCACCGAGTGGTCGCCACAGAACCGGATGGCGCTGAAGCTGACGGAATACGCGGCCCGGCTCGCTCCGGCAGGCCAAGCCCGAATCCGTATCGCCGCGATCGAGGCTCGCGTGGCGGCCCGAATCGGCGACCACGAGTTGTCACTGGCCGCGCTCGACCGGATGCGGCAGGCCAGGGAGGAAACGCCGCTCCATGATGAGGTCGAGCAGTTCGGCGGCCTGCTGACCTTCCCCCTCGCGAAGCAGGACTACTACCTCGGCGGCACCTACACGCTGCTCGGAAAACACGAGGAGGCCCACCGGCACGCCACCACCGCCATCACCGCGTACCGAAGCGGCCCGAAGGAAGAACGCTCGTACGGGGATGAGGCCCTGGCCCATATCGACCTGATCACCGCCGGCATCCTCCAGGGAGACCCGGACGGGGCGACATCCGCCCTTCAACATGTCCTGGACCTGCCCCCACAGATGCGCATCCGCCAGCTCGGCAGCGCCATGGATCGCCTCAGTAGCCTCATGCGCCGAACCGACCTCAAGGGCAACCGGACCATCGGACAGCTGGCGGACCTCATTCAGGGCTACCGGGTCATCGACGGCACGGCCGCGCTACGGTCGGAGCGATGA